From a single Cytophagales bacterium WSM2-2 genomic region:
- a CDS encoding ABC transporter ATP-binding protein: MIAKYYGRGLTTAELRAKSFITRDGVSMFGISEAAEAIGLRTLAVKISFDQLRKEAPLPCIVHWNQNHFVVVHKIKGDKVSVADPNEGLITLKRKEFELSWLSTKKNEIILEATSNGSTNSSDVTAEAQSGIVLLVETTPAFYNTEDHHIPTQKTGMSYLFSYLWSYRRVMAKLFIALFVGSAIQLAFPFLTQSIVDVGIGTHNLNFIYLVLIGQLVLTVSRSTVEFIRNWILVRLSTRINISIISDFLAKLMQLPLSFFDQKMTGDILRRIEDHSRIERFISTSSLNILFSFLNLIIFSVVLAVYSIPVFLVMTVGSALQIIYTVLFMKKRKELDYIRFNRMAQNNSSLIQLVQGMQEIKFNNCEREKRWEWERIQAKLFQLTVKSTRLQQWQDAGSIVITEVKNIIITIIAAKAVLNGQMTLGMMLSVQYIIGQVNAPVSQLVGFLREYQDAKLSLERIGEIHSMKAEDEDVSAALFPVAKDLNGNAGIKINNLSFHYEGPHSPKVLDNIDLFIPKGKVTAIVGESGSGKTTLLKLLLKVYPPAQGEIRTDGIVLKNIPAVDWRSKCGVVMQDGFIFGDTIAANVMMSHEHPDLARLSDALRVANIIEFVQSLPLGLNTKIGPSGLGISQGQKQRMLIARAVYKNPEFLFFDEATSALDANNEKVIMQNLEEFYKGRTVLVIAHRLSTVKNADQIVVLENGKIVETGNHTTLTNTKGKYYELVKNQLELGS, encoded by the coding sequence ATGATTGCCAAATATTACGGACGCGGGCTTACCACAGCAGAGCTCCGCGCAAAATCATTTATTACCCGTGATGGTGTTTCTATGTTTGGCATAAGCGAGGCAGCCGAAGCCATCGGCCTTCGTACACTTGCTGTAAAAATTTCTTTTGATCAATTAAGAAAGGAAGCACCACTGCCGTGCATCGTACATTGGAATCAGAATCACTTTGTGGTTGTACACAAGATCAAAGGCGATAAAGTATCTGTGGCTGACCCCAACGAAGGATTGATCACGTTGAAACGAAAAGAGTTCGAACTCTCCTGGCTTTCGACAAAGAAAAATGAGATTATACTTGAGGCGACCAGCAATGGCTCAACGAATTCTTCTGATGTTACTGCAGAGGCACAGTCGGGAATAGTATTACTGGTGGAAACTACACCTGCATTTTACAATACCGAAGACCATCACATCCCTACTCAGAAGACAGGCATGTCTTATCTTTTCTCCTACCTGTGGTCTTACCGCCGGGTCATGGCGAAGTTGTTTATCGCTTTGTTTGTGGGAAGTGCTATCCAGTTGGCCTTTCCCTTTCTTACGCAATCAATCGTTGATGTAGGTATTGGCACACACAATCTCAACTTCATTTACCTGGTGCTCATCGGCCAGCTAGTACTCACCGTTAGCCGTTCTACCGTAGAGTTTATCCGCAACTGGATATTAGTACGCCTCAGCACACGGATCAATATTTCCATTATCTCTGATTTTCTAGCGAAGCTGATGCAACTGCCTTTGAGTTTTTTCGATCAGAAAATGACGGGCGACATATTGAGGCGCATCGAAGACCATTCACGCATTGAGCGGTTCATCAGCACGTCATCACTAAACATTCTCTTTTCCTTTTTGAACCTTATTATTTTCAGTGTAGTGCTCGCAGTTTACAGTATTCCCGTTTTTCTTGTGATGACCGTGGGTAGTGCACTGCAGATTATCTACACGGTGCTATTCATGAAGAAGCGTAAAGAGTTGGACTACATCCGCTTCAACCGCATGGCCCAAAATAATAGTAGTCTGATCCAGTTGGTGCAGGGCATGCAGGAAATTAAATTCAACAATTGCGAACGCGAAAAACGTTGGGAGTGGGAACGCATCCAGGCAAAGCTGTTTCAACTGACAGTGAAGTCTACGCGCTTGCAGCAGTGGCAGGATGCCGGTAGCATTGTCATCACGGAAGTCAAGAATATTATTATCACCATCATCGCGGCAAAGGCAGTGCTCAACGGGCAGATGACTTTGGGTATGATGCTGTCTGTGCAATATATCATCGGGCAGGTCAATGCACCGGTCAGCCAGTTGGTTGGTTTTCTGCGTGAGTACCAGGACGCCAAGTTGAGTTTGGAACGCATTGGCGAAATCCATTCCATGAAAGCCGAAGATGAGGATGTTAGTGCTGCGCTGTTCCCCGTAGCAAAAGACCTCAATGGAAATGCGGGGATTAAGATCAACAACCTTTCGTTTCATTACGAAGGACCTCACTCGCCTAAAGTACTGGACAACATAGATCTGTTTATTCCGAAAGGAAAAGTGACAGCGATAGTCGGTGAGAGCGGAAGCGGTAAAACCACATTGCTGAAACTGCTGTTAAAAGTTTACCCTCCTGCACAGGGTGAGATCAGGACCGATGGAATTGTATTAAAAAATATTCCTGCGGTTGACTGGCGCAGCAAGTGTGGTGTGGTGATGCAGGATGGATTCATTTTTGGCGATACCATTGCAGCCAATGTCATGATGAGCCATGAGCATCCTGACCTCGCAAGACTTTCTGATGCGCTGCGTGTGGCCAACATCATAGAGTTTGTTCAATCCCTGCCGCTGGGGCTCAACACAAAGATCGGACCCTCGGGCCTGGGCATTAGCCAGGGACAAAAACAACGCATGCTCATTGCCCGTGCTGTTTATAAAAACCCTGAATTTCTTTTCTTCGATGAGGCTACTTCCGCGCTTGATGCAAACAATGAAAAAGTCATCATGCAAAACCTGGAAGAGTTTTACAAAGGCCGTACCGTGCTTGTGATTGCGCATCGGTTGAGTACAGTAAAAAATGCAGATCAGATCGTAGTCCTGGAGAATGGGAAAATTGTAGAGACAGGGAATCATACAACGCTAACCAATACCAAAGGAAAATATTATGAGTTAGTAAAGAACCAATTGGAATTAGGGAGTTGA